One segment of Amycolatopsis alba DSM 44262 DNA contains the following:
- a CDS encoding decaprenyl-phosphate phosphoribosyltransferase: protein MSETTEKADSKPDDVDPVAGAAEPKKVAGGLVGGIIKTARPRQWVKNVLVFAAPFFAFSKSTDRTGLLVAALIAFAAFSLVASSVYLINDAVDVEADKAHPTKRNRPIAAGIVPVPVAYVSAVVFFALGLGISFFASWQLAVVLAVYEAVQLGYCFGLKHQPVVDLAIVGSGFLMRSIAGGVAGGIAMSQWFLLVTAFGSLFMVAGKRYAEIMLFERTGAKIRSSLKKYSASYLRFVWATSAAILIMSYCLWAFEIRQVEHDSVWAVVSMVPFVVAVLRYAVDVDGGNAGEPEEIALKDRVLQVLGASWVVTLFLSFYL from the coding sequence ATGAGTGAAACGACCGAGAAGGCCGATTCCAAGCCTGACGACGTAGATCCCGTGGCCGGGGCCGCCGAACCGAAGAAGGTCGCCGGCGGTCTCGTCGGCGGCATCATCAAGACGGCACGCCCGCGCCAGTGGGTGAAGAACGTGCTGGTGTTCGCCGCACCGTTCTTCGCCTTTTCGAAGTCGACGGACCGGACCGGCCTGCTGGTCGCCGCGCTGATCGCCTTCGCGGCGTTCTCGCTGGTGGCCTCCTCGGTCTATCTCATCAACGACGCGGTCGACGTCGAGGCGGACAAGGCCCACCCGACCAAGCGGAACCGGCCGATCGCGGCCGGGATCGTGCCGGTCCCGGTGGCCTACGTCTCGGCGGTGGTGTTCTTCGCCCTCGGTCTCGGCATCTCGTTCTTCGCCAGCTGGCAGCTCGCGGTCGTGCTGGCGGTCTACGAAGCCGTCCAGCTGGGCTACTGCTTCGGGCTCAAGCACCAGCCGGTGGTCGATCTGGCCATCGTCGGCTCGGGCTTCCTGATGCGGTCGATCGCCGGTGGTGTGGCGGGCGGCATCGCGATGTCGCAGTGGTTCCTGCTGGTCACCGCGTTCGGCTCGCTGTTCATGGTGGCGGGCAAGCGCTACGCCGAGATCATGCTCTTCGAGCGCACCGGGGCGAAGATCCGGTCCTCGCTCAAGAAGTACTCGGCGAGCTACCTGCGGTTCGTCTGGGCGACGTCCGCGGCGATCCTGATCATGTCGTACTGCCTGTGGGCGTTCGAGATCCGCCAGGTCGAGCACGACTCGGTCTGGGCGGTCGTCTCGATGGTCCCGTTCGTGGTCGCCGTCCTGCGCTACGCCGTCGACGTCGACGGCGGCAACGCGGGCGAGCCGGAGGAGATCGCGCTCAAGGACCGCGTGCTCCAGGTGCTCGGTGCGAGCTGGGTGGTCACGCTGTTCCTGTCGTTCTATCTCTGA
- a CDS encoding phosphatase PAP2 family protein: MLEKGAPTGEVAVLAKAQGVLKSDVTVKAARGLSHFGEHSAGWFALGLVGAAVDKKRRKDWLVAAVGVVGAHAASIAVKRVVRRPRPDHPSVEVLVSTPSKLSFPSSHATSTTAAAVLYSGLTGRNLVPALVPPMLASRLVLGVHYPTDVLAGAALGGVVGGLIRRKLKRR, encoded by the coding sequence ATGCTTGAGAAGGGTGCGCCCACGGGCGAAGTGGCTGTTCTCGCGAAGGCGCAGGGCGTCCTTAAGAGCGACGTCACGGTGAAGGCGGCACGGGGTCTTTCGCACTTCGGCGAGCACAGCGCGGGATGGTTCGCGCTGGGCCTCGTCGGGGCCGCTGTCGACAAGAAGCGCCGCAAGGATTGGCTGGTCGCGGCGGTCGGCGTCGTCGGCGCGCACGCCGCGTCGATCGCGGTGAAGCGCGTGGTCAGGCGGCCACGACCGGACCACCCGAGCGTCGAGGTCCTGGTCTCCACGCCGAGCAAGCTGAGCTTCCCGTCCTCGCACGCGACCTCGACTACGGCGGCGGCGGTGCTCTACTCCGGATTGACCGGGCGTAACCTGGTCCCGGCCCTGGTACCGCCGATGCTGGCCTCCCGGCTCGTGCTCGGCGTCCACTACCCGACCGACGTTCTGGCCGGAGCGGCCCTTGGGGGCGTAGTCGGCGGCTTGATACGTAGGAAGCTGAAGCGACGATGA
- the glf gene encoding UDP-galactopyranose mutase, producing MSAHTNPDKITEADFAGYDLIVVGSGFFGLTVAERAAAELGKKVLVLERRHHIGGNAYSEAEPETGIEVHRYGAHLFHTSNKRVWEYVNRFTEFTGYQHRVFGKYQGQVYPLPMNLALINQFFGKSHTPDEARELIAKQSSEFETANAQNLEEKAISLIGRPLYEAFIRAYTAKQWENDPKNLGADIITRLPVRYTFDNRYFNDTYEGLPVDGYTAWLEKMAEHENIEVRLNVDYFDVREHIPAGTPTVYTGPLDRYFGYSAGRFTWRTVDFESEVVETGDFQGTSVVNYNDEEVPYTRIIEFRHFHPERKHYPNDKTVVFREYSRFAGEADEPYYPINTPDNREKLEAYRELAKAEAKDKNVLFGGRLGTYKYLDMHMAIGSALSAFDNKIAPHLTDGAPLDGSLDA from the coding sequence GTGAGCGCGCACACGAACCCCGACAAGATTACTGAAGCCGATTTCGCCGGCTACGACCTCATCGTGGTCGGGTCCGGATTCTTCGGGCTGACCGTGGCCGAACGGGCCGCGGCCGAGCTCGGCAAGAAGGTCCTCGTGCTGGAGCGGCGCCATCACATCGGTGGCAACGCCTACTCCGAAGCCGAGCCGGAGACCGGGATCGAGGTGCACCGTTACGGTGCGCACCTGTTCCACACCTCGAACAAGCGCGTGTGGGAGTACGTCAACCGCTTCACCGAGTTCACCGGCTACCAGCACCGGGTGTTCGGCAAGTACCAGGGGCAGGTCTACCCGCTGCCGATGAACCTGGCGCTGATCAACCAGTTCTTCGGCAAGTCGCACACGCCGGACGAGGCCCGTGAGCTGATCGCCAAGCAGTCGTCGGAGTTCGAGACCGCGAACGCGCAGAACCTCGAAGAGAAGGCGATCTCGCTGATCGGCCGCCCCCTCTACGAGGCGTTCATCCGGGCCTACACGGCCAAGCAGTGGGAGAACGACCCGAAGAACCTCGGCGCCGACATCATCACCCGGCTCCCGGTCCGCTACACCTTCGACAACCGGTACTTCAACGACACCTACGAGGGCCTGCCGGTCGACGGCTACACCGCGTGGCTCGAGAAGATGGCCGAGCACGAGAACATCGAGGTGCGGCTGAACGTCGACTACTTCGACGTCCGCGAGCACATCCCCGCCGGCACCCCGACCGTCTACACCGGACCGCTGGACCGCTACTTCGGCTACTCCGCAGGCCGGTTCACCTGGCGCACGGTGGACTTCGAGTCCGAGGTCGTCGAGACCGGTGATTTCCAGGGCACCTCGGTGGTCAACTACAACGACGAAGAAGTGCCCTACACCCGGATCATCGAGTTCCGGCACTTCCACCCGGAGCGCAAGCACTACCCGAACGACAAGACGGTCGTGTTCCGCGAGTACTCGCGCTTCGCCGGTGAGGCCGACGAGCCGTACTACCCGATCAACACCCCGGACAACCGCGAGAAGCTCGAGGCGTACCGCGAGCTCGCGAAGGCCGAGGCCAAGGACAAGAACGTGCTGTTCGGCGGCCGTCTCGGTACCTACAAGTACCTCGACATGCACATGGCCATCGGCTCGGCGCTGTCCGCGTTCGACAACAAGATCGCGCCGCACCTGACCGATGGCGCGCCTCTGGACGGGTCCCTCGATGCTTGA